A single genomic interval of Prosthecodimorpha staleyi harbors:
- a CDS encoding efflux RND transporter periplasmic adaptor subunit — MSENSPKPLAILVLLALAGCGESGSGKAGAAGAPPSPPPPPEVGYVVLHPASIPFLASIPGRTVASAVSEIRPQVSGIVLKRPFKEGSLVKAGDILYEIDDRTYRAALDSTQASVEKAQATTDNAEIELKRQEQLLQRNTVAQSTVDTARATLRQAQADLALARANLQSAQINLDNTKVKAPISGLIGTSSVTEGALVTANQTAALTTIRQVDPMYVDLTESGETILRVRREIDQGKVQLANDGAKVRLTLGDGTRYGEVGSIEAFEGSVSGSTGAMTIRASIPNPQRILLPGLYVRATVEVGNRSQAFLVPQMAVSRNPKGQATALFVTADGKAESRLLLAADSYGTSWIIRDGVKDGDRLIVDGVQKARPGQAVRPVEVRIGEDGVARLISAAPAAGSAPAPAPTGSAPAGSAAPAR; from the coding sequence ATGTCGGAAAATTCGCCGAAGCCGTTGGCGATCCTTGTGTTGCTCGCGCTGGCCGGCTGCGGCGAAAGTGGAAGCGGCAAGGCCGGGGCGGCCGGCGCGCCGCCGTCGCCGCCGCCGCCGCCCGAGGTCGGCTACGTCGTCCTGCACCCGGCCTCGATCCCGTTCCTGGCCTCCATTCCGGGCCGGACGGTCGCCTCCGCGGTCAGCGAGATCCGTCCGCAGGTCAGCGGCATCGTGCTGAAACGCCCGTTCAAGGAGGGGTCGCTGGTCAAGGCCGGCGACATTCTCTACGAGATCGACGACCGCACCTATCGCGCGGCGCTCGATTCCACGCAGGCGAGCGTCGAGAAGGCCCAGGCGACCACCGACAATGCCGAGATCGAGCTGAAGCGGCAGGAACAGCTGCTCCAGCGCAATACGGTCGCCCAGTCGACCGTCGATACCGCCCGCGCCACGCTGCGGCAGGCCCAGGCCGACCTCGCGCTCGCCCGCGCCAATCTGCAGTCGGCCCAGATCAATCTCGACAACACCAAGGTCAAGGCGCCGATCTCCGGCCTGATCGGCACGTCGAGCGTCACCGAGGGCGCGCTCGTCACCGCCAACCAGACCGCGGCGCTGACCACCATCCGGCAGGTCGACCCGATGTATGTCGATCTGACCGAATCCGGCGAGACCATCCTGCGGGTCCGCCGCGAGATCGATCAGGGCAAGGTGCAGCTCGCCAATGACGGCGCCAAGGTGCGGCTGACGCTCGGCGACGGCACGCGCTACGGCGAGGTCGGCTCGATCGAGGCCTTCGAGGGCAGCGTCAGCGGATCGACCGGCGCCATGACCATCCGCGCCAGCATCCCGAATCCGCAGCGCATCCTGCTGCCCGGTCTCTATGTCCGCGCCACCGTCGAGGTCGGCAATCGCAGCCAGGCCTTCCTGGTCCCGCAGATGGCGGTCAGCCGCAACCCGAAAGGGCAGGCGACGGCCTTGTTCGTCACCGCCGACGGCAAGGCGGAATCGCGCCTCCTGCTGGCGGCCGACAGCTACGGGACGTCCTGGATCATCCGCGACGGCGTCAAGGACGGCGACCGCTTGATCGTCGACGGGGTCCAGAAGGCGCGCCCGGGCCAGGCCGTGCGGCCGGTCGAGGTGCGCATCGGCGAGGACGGCGTCGCGCGCCTGATCTCCGCGGCGCCGGCGGCCGGATCGGCACCCGCGCCCGCCCCAACCGGCAGCGCGCCGGCCGGCAGCGCCGCGCCGGCGCGCTGA
- a CDS encoding efflux RND transporter permease subunit, translated as MSRFFIRRPIFAWVIAITIMLAGALALTTLPVAQYPDIAPPTVRINATYPGASAETVENSVTKVIEQNLTGLENLDYIAANSTSSGQASITLTFNKNANPDIAQVQVQNKLQLVQSLLPDAVTQQGVTVTKGGQSIFMVVTLISTDGSLSSDDLGDYIASNIEDPIRRVPGVGDLNIFGSGYAMRIWLDPDRLNRFQLTPADVVAAVRAQNAQVSVGQLGATPLAPGQQMNVTITAQSQLSTPEQFRAIKLKTDTAGAIVRLSDVARVEVGAKSYATSSYYNGRPSAGFGVNLATGANALDTAVGIKAAMETLKRALPANVEVVVPYDTTPFVELSIGKVEHTLIEAIVLVFFVMLIFLQNLRATFIPMIAVPVVLLGTFGVLALFGYSINTLTMFAMVLAIGLLVDDAIVVVENVERVMNEEGLSPLEATEKSMDEITGALIGIALVLSAVFVPMAFFGGSVGIIYRQFSVTIVTAMLLSVVVALVLTPALTASLLKPHDGGARSGFFGLFNRGFGRLTGGYVAGVAGILKRPLRVLLIYAVLIGGAGMLFRVIPGSFIPEEDQGMLMVSIQLPSGATETRTKAVLEQVTRHFLDGEKDAVEGVFGAVGFGLGGNGQNMAMAFVRLKDFSLRHEPRLYAHAVAGRAMAALSRIRDAQVFALAPPAIQGLGQSGGFDMYLQDAGGIGRAALNEGRDKLIAAANQDGRLSAVRQNGQPDQAQFRIDVDQERAGALGLSVADINAVLTTAWAGTYVNDFVDRGKIKPVYVQGDAPYRMQPDDVDRWFVRNGRGEMVPFSAFSSNSWSFGAPRLDRFNGLPAVNIQGNAVAGVSSGTAMDAVEQLVAPLGQNFAVQWAGLSFQERLSGSQATALYLISVLVVFLCLAALYESWSIPFSVILAVPVGILGALVAAKVFGQSNDVYFKVGLLTTIGLAAKNAILIVEFARDLQVRGKGLAEATLEASRLRLRPIVMTSLAFILGVLPLAIATGAASGAQNAIGIGVLGGMLAATVLGIFFVPLFFVLVVGTAQRLTGARRTDKPAEAPAH; from the coding sequence ATGTCCCGTTTCTTCATCCGCCGTCCGATCTTCGCCTGGGTCATTGCGATCACCATCATGCTGGCCGGCGCGCTGGCGCTGACCACGCTGCCGGTCGCCCAGTATCCGGACATCGCGCCGCCGACCGTGCGCATCAACGCCACCTATCCGGGCGCGAGCGCCGAGACGGTCGAGAACTCGGTCACCAAGGTGATCGAACAGAATCTGACCGGCCTGGAAAATCTCGACTACATCGCGGCCAACAGCACCTCGAGCGGCCAGGCCTCGATCACGCTGACCTTCAACAAGAACGCCAATCCGGACATCGCCCAGGTCCAGGTGCAGAACAAGCTGCAGCTGGTGCAGTCCCTGCTGCCCGATGCGGTGACCCAGCAAGGCGTCACCGTGACCAAGGGTGGGCAAAGCATCTTCATGGTCGTGACGCTGATCTCGACCGACGGCAGCCTGTCCTCAGACGATCTCGGCGACTATATCGCCAGCAATATCGAGGATCCGATCCGGCGCGTGCCCGGCGTCGGCGACCTCAACATCTTCGGCTCCGGCTATGCCATGCGCATCTGGCTCGATCCGGACCGGCTGAACCGCTTCCAGCTGACCCCGGCCGATGTCGTCGCGGCCGTGCGGGCGCAGAATGCCCAGGTCTCCGTCGGCCAGCTCGGCGCGACGCCGCTGGCGCCCGGCCAGCAGATGAACGTCACCATCACGGCGCAGAGCCAGCTGTCGACGCCCGAACAGTTCCGCGCCATCAAGCTGAAGACCGACACGGCGGGGGCGATCGTGCGCCTGTCGGATGTGGCGCGCGTCGAGGTCGGAGCGAAATCCTATGCCACCTCGTCCTACTACAACGGCCGCCCCTCGGCCGGCTTCGGCGTGAACCTCGCCACCGGCGCCAATGCGCTCGATACCGCCGTCGGCATCAAGGCGGCGATGGAGACGCTGAAGCGCGCATTGCCGGCCAATGTCGAGGTGGTCGTCCCCTATGACACGACGCCCTTCGTCGAACTGTCGATCGGCAAGGTCGAGCACACGCTGATCGAGGCGATCGTGCTCGTGTTCTTCGTGATGCTGATCTTCCTGCAGAACCTGCGCGCGACCTTCATCCCGATGATCGCCGTGCCGGTCGTGCTGCTCGGCACCTTCGGCGTGCTCGCCCTGTTCGGCTATTCGATCAACACCCTGACCATGTTCGCCATGGTGCTGGCGATCGGCCTGCTCGTCGACGACGCGATCGTGGTGGTCGAGAATGTCGAGCGCGTCATGAACGAGGAGGGGCTTTCGCCCCTGGAGGCGACCGAGAAGTCGATGGACGAGATCACCGGCGCGCTGATCGGCATCGCGCTGGTGCTCTCCGCCGTGTTCGTGCCGATGGCCTTCTTCGGCGGCTCCGTCGGGATCATCTATCGGCAGTTCTCGGTGACCATCGTCACCGCCATGCTGCTGTCGGTCGTGGTCGCGCTGGTGCTGACCCCGGCCCTGACCGCCTCGCTCCTGAAGCCGCATGACGGCGGCGCGCGCAGCGGCTTTTTCGGTCTCTTCAACCGCGGTTTCGGCCGGCTGACCGGCGGCTACGTCGCCGGCGTCGCCGGCATCCTGAAGCGGCCGCTGCGGGTTCTGCTGATCTATGCCGTCCTGATCGGCGGCGCCGGCATGCTGTTTCGCGTCATTCCGGGCTCCTTCATCCCCGAGGAGGACCAGGGCATGCTGATGGTCTCGATCCAGCTGCCGAGCGGGGCGACGGAAACGCGCACCAAGGCGGTCCTGGAGCAGGTCACGCGGCATTTCCTGGACGGCGAGAAGGACGCCGTCGAGGGCGTCTTCGGCGCGGTCGGCTTCGGTCTCGGCGGCAACGGCCAGAACATGGCCATGGCCTTCGTTCGCCTGAAGGATTTCTCGCTGCGTCACGAGCCGCGGCTCTACGCCCATGCGGTCGCCGGCCGCGCCATGGCGGCGCTCTCGCGCATCCGCGACGCGCAGGTCTTCGCCCTGGCACCCCCGGCCATTCAGGGGCTCGGCCAATCCGGCGGATTCGACATGTATCTGCAGGACGCCGGCGGCATCGGCCGTGCGGCGCTCAACGAAGGCCGCGACAAGCTGATCGCAGCCGCCAACCAGGATGGCCGGCTCTCCGCCGTGCGCCAGAACGGCCAGCCCGACCAGGCCCAGTTCCGCATCGATGTCGACCAGGAGCGGGCCGGCGCGCTCGGCCTGTCGGTCGCCGACATCAATGCCGTGCTGACCACCGCCTGGGCCGGCACCTACGTCAACGACTTCGTCGACCGCGGCAAGATCAAGCCGGTCTATGTCCAGGGCGACGCGCCTTACCGCATGCAGCCGGACGATGTCGACCGCTGGTTCGTGCGCAATGGCCGCGGCGAGATGGTGCCCTTCTCGGCCTTCTCCAGCAACAGTTGGTCCTTTGGCGCGCCCCGGCTCGACCGCTTCAACGGGCTGCCCGCTGTCAACATCCAGGGCAATGCGGTCGCCGGCGTCAGTTCGGGGACCGCGATGGATGCGGTGGAACAACTGGTCGCGCCGCTCGGCCAGAACTTTGCGGTGCAGTGGGCCGGCCTGTCGTTCCAGGAGCGGCTGTCCGGCAGCCAGGCGACGGCCCTCTACCTGATCTCGGTGCTGGTCGTGTTCCTGTGCCTCGCCGCCCTCTACGAGAGCTGGTCGATCCCCTTCTCGGTCATCCTCGCGGTCCCGGTCGGCATCCTCGGCGCGCTGGTGGCGGCGAAAGTATTCGGGCAGTCGAACGACGTCTATTTCAAGGTCGGCCTGCTCACCACCATCGGGCTGGCGGCCAAGAACGCGATCCTGATCGTCGAATTCGCCCGCGACCTGCAAGTCCGGGGCAAGGGGCTGGCCGAGGCGACGCTCGAAGCCTCGCGCCTGCGCCTGCGCCCGATCGTGATGACCTCGCTCGCCTTCATCCTCGGCGTGCTGCCGCTGGCCATCGCCACGGGGGCGGCCTCGGGCGCGCAGAACGCGATCGGTATCGGCGTGCTCGGCGGCATGCTGGCAGCGACTGTGCTCGGCATCTTCTTCGTGCCGCTGTTCTTCGTCCTGGTCGTCGGCACCGCGCAACGGCTGACCGGCGCGCGGCGGACGGACAAGCCCGCGGAAGCGCCGGCGCACTGA
- a CDS encoding DUF262 domain-containing protein, which produces MQFEPMELEPIKAGQERLSRVFSDEFAFAIPTYQRPYAWEKEQAEALLADILAALDEAIETKAPVTYFLGSIVLIKQPGAPEAKVVDGQQRLTTLTILLSVLRDLSSLEVGIKRHAYICEEGDPDKGTKSRYRLTLRKRDEEFFRATVQNKGATNALPGTKGLTDSRLRIVENATLFHDRAKAMTPEARDRLVAFLLQRCYLVVIAVANVDMAHRVFTVLNARGLDLTPADILKADLLDRVAAADEKDYSDSWEAIEEQLGRDRFAELFQHIRMIYQREKPRERLEVGFKKFVTDFADHAKFMKGVLQPFGATFAKLLSPPAFATLYGDEATKRLRYLTKLDNNDWMPVALKFFVDTNISAGDAALFMRRLETLAYFLFVTRADINERIRRYANVLTDLVGGEWKGRSIELAAQDKAAFRADLDGPIYQVTRVRLPLLLRLDAELSSGGATYSHDIVSVEHVLPQTPEAASQWLKDFPDDAIRNGWTHKLANLVLLTLRKNIQASNWDFSTKKNRYFSESGGVSPFVITTQVLGEQSWTPTVLEARQRALLAKLHTTWDIAPEAQS; this is translated from the coding sequence ATGCAATTCGAGCCCATGGAGTTGGAACCGATCAAGGCCGGGCAGGAACGCCTCAGCCGCGTGTTCAGCGACGAGTTCGCCTTCGCGATCCCGACCTATCAGCGTCCCTATGCCTGGGAGAAGGAGCAGGCCGAGGCGCTGCTCGCCGACATCCTCGCGGCGCTCGACGAGGCGATCGAGACCAAGGCGCCGGTCACCTATTTTCTCGGCAGCATCGTGCTGATCAAGCAGCCCGGCGCGCCCGAAGCCAAGGTCGTCGACGGCCAGCAGCGTTTGACCACGCTGACGATCCTGCTTTCTGTACTGCGCGATCTTTCCTCGCTCGAAGTCGGGATCAAGCGACACGCCTATATCTGCGAGGAAGGCGACCCCGACAAAGGCACCAAAAGCCGCTATCGCCTGACCCTGCGCAAGCGCGATGAGGAATTCTTCCGCGCCACCGTTCAGAACAAGGGCGCCACGAATGCGCTGCCCGGCACCAAGGGGCTGACCGACAGCCGCCTGCGCATCGTCGAAAACGCCACGCTGTTCCACGATCGCGCCAAGGCGATGACGCCCGAAGCCCGCGACCGGCTGGTCGCGTTCCTGTTGCAGCGCTGCTATCTCGTGGTCATTGCGGTCGCGAATGTCGACATGGCGCATCGTGTGTTCACGGTGCTGAATGCGCGCGGCCTCGATCTCACGCCGGCCGATATCCTGAAAGCCGATCTCCTGGACCGCGTCGCCGCGGCCGACGAGAAGGACTATTCGGATTCCTGGGAGGCGATCGAAGAACAGCTCGGCCGCGATCGCTTTGCCGAACTCTTCCAGCACATCCGCATGATCTACCAGCGCGAGAAGCCGCGCGAGCGACTGGAGGTCGGCTTCAAGAAGTTCGTCACCGACTTCGCGGACCATGCGAAGTTCATGAAGGGCGTGTTGCAGCCTTTCGGCGCGACATTCGCCAAGCTGCTCTCGCCGCCGGCATTTGCCACGCTCTATGGCGACGAGGCCACCAAACGTCTGCGCTATCTCACCAAACTCGACAACAACGACTGGATGCCGGTCGCGCTGAAGTTCTTCGTCGATACGAATATATCCGCCGGGGATGCGGCCTTGTTCATGCGGCGACTTGAGACGCTGGCTTATTTTCTGTTCGTCACTCGTGCCGATATCAACGAGCGCATCCGGCGCTACGCGAATGTGCTGACCGATCTTGTCGGCGGCGAATGGAAGGGTCGGTCGATCGAGCTGGCCGCGCAAGACAAGGCGGCTTTCCGCGCCGATCTCGACGGCCCGATCTATCAGGTGACGCGGGTGCGGCTGCCGCTGCTTCTGCGCCTCGATGCCGAGCTTTCGTCCGGTGGGGCGACCTACAGCCACGATATCGTTTCTGTGGAACATGTGCTGCCGCAGACGCCGGAAGCGGCGAGCCAGTGGCTGAAGGATTTCCCCGACGATGCGATCCGCAACGGGTGGACGCACAAGCTGGCCAACCTCGTACTTCTGACACTTCGAAAGAACATCCAGGCCAGCAATTGGGACTTCTCGACCAAGAAGAACCGATATTTCTCCGAAAGCGGCGGGGTGTCGCCGTTCGTCATCACGACGCAGGTGCTGGGCGAACAGTCCTGGACGCCCACGGTTCTCGAAGCCCGGCAAAGGGCGCTGCTCGCGAAGCTCCACACGACATGGGACATTGCGCCCGAGGCCCAGTCATGA
- a CDS encoding immunity 70 family protein: MGLYLTVFDEDEEIDGIGVGRYSDFEHFRDSITGALERGGKGSRFPVLMLHSNCDGEWPVTALADLKRELIEIRDALRRFPPDPAIDGWRLQFLSTNGITPETLMDSFFDVDGTLLIDRILELIDIGIDRGLPILFQ, translated from the coding sequence ATGGGACTATACCTGACTGTGTTTGACGAGGACGAAGAGATCGACGGCATCGGAGTTGGGCGATACTCCGATTTCGAACATTTCAGGGATTCGATCACAGGCGCACTTGAACGTGGAGGCAAAGGCTCGCGATTTCCGGTCCTGATGTTGCATTCGAACTGCGATGGCGAATGGCCGGTCACGGCTTTGGCGGATCTGAAAAGAGAATTGATCGAAATTCGCGATGCGCTGCGCCGGTTTCCGCCGGATCCCGCGATCGACGGCTGGAGACTGCAATTCCTATCGACAAACGGAATCACTCCAGAGACCCTGATGGATAGTTTCTTTGATGTTGATGGAACTCTTTTGATCGATCGAATATTAGAACTCATCGATATTGGTATCGATCGAGGATTACCAATCCTTTTCCAGTAG
- a CDS encoding restriction endonuclease subunit S has translation MMDALSAPARQHGEEPWPLPAGWAWVPLKAVSSFIGRGRGPTYVEAGGVPVVNQRCIRWHRLERLHFKLTAREAFDRLSPELRIRTGDLLWNSTGTGTIGRAVVYDGSIPELTVDSHVTIVRPSSIEPGFLGYFAETSRVQRLVVDGHVGSTNQQEMPRTFVEELLVPLAPLAEQRRIVARVDALFAEIAEGEAALGAARKGLDTFRRALLKAAVTGELTKDWRAANPVGETGHDLLVRIRAERATKGHTKHGDVAPLRSGLPDLPNGWAWCVVKEAGDVQLGRQRAPQHHRGAHMRPYLRVANVMEDRLDLSDVKWMNFTPEEFHIFALEPGDILLNEGQAPDLIGRPALYKGEIKDCCFQKTLLRFRACQYIDPDFALLVFRHYMHSGRFKRESRITTNIGHLTQVRFVEIEFPIPPPAEAAEILRRVSDALAAAADTQAMLEAEAADAARLKQSILKAAFEGRLVAQDPADEPVSAMLARLKASEPTAKIVRRRPRAKSE, from the coding sequence ATGATGGATGCGCTTTCGGCGCCGGCGCGCCAGCATGGCGAGGAACCTTGGCCGCTGCCGGCGGGGTGGGCTTGGGTTCCGCTTAAAGCCGTGAGCAGCTTTATTGGTCGCGGACGGGGACCGACATATGTCGAAGCGGGCGGCGTCCCGGTCGTCAATCAAAGATGCATCAGGTGGCACCGGCTTGAACGTCTCCACTTCAAGCTCACTGCGCGGGAGGCGTTTGATCGCCTATCGCCTGAACTTCGTATCAGAACGGGTGATCTCCTTTGGAACTCGACTGGAACCGGAACAATTGGGCGAGCGGTTGTCTACGACGGATCGATCCCGGAACTGACGGTTGACTCTCACGTCACCATTGTTCGTCCGTCATCGATTGAACCTGGATTTCTCGGATACTTCGCGGAAACATCGCGTGTCCAGCGGCTTGTAGTCGATGGCCATGTCGGTTCGACGAACCAGCAGGAAATGCCGCGCACATTCGTCGAAGAACTCCTTGTCCCCCTCGCGCCCCTCGCCGAGCAGCGCCGCATCGTGGCGCGGGTGGATGCGCTCTTTGCCGAGATCGCCGAGGGCGAGGCGGCGCTCGGTGCGGCCCGCAAGGGGCTCGACACTTTCCGCCGCGCGCTTCTGAAAGCCGCCGTGACCGGCGAACTGACCAAGGATTGGCGCGCTGCGAACCCGGTCGGCGAGACCGGCCACGACCTGCTCGTGCGCATCCGGGCCGAACGCGCTACCAAGGGGCATACCAAACACGGAGACGTTGCGCCTCTGCGATCTGGCTTGCCTGATTTGCCGAACGGCTGGGCTTGGTGTGTAGTTAAAGAGGCGGGCGACGTGCAGCTTGGGAGGCAGCGTGCCCCGCAGCATCATCGTGGTGCACACATGCGGCCCTATCTCCGCGTGGCCAATGTCATGGAGGATCGGCTCGATCTCTCCGATGTAAAATGGATGAACTTCACGCCCGAAGAGTTTCACATATTCGCCCTAGAGCCCGGAGACATCCTGCTGAACGAAGGGCAGGCGCCTGATTTAATAGGACGTCCGGCCCTCTACAAGGGCGAGATTAAAGACTGTTGCTTTCAGAAGACACTTCTTCGATTCCGAGCTTGTCAGTATATCGATCCAGATTTCGCGCTGTTGGTCTTTCGCCACTACATGCATTCGGGGCGATTCAAGCGCGAGAGCAGGATCACGACGAACATCGGTCATTTGACGCAGGTCAGATTCGTCGAAATCGAATTCCCCATCCCCCCACCCGCCGAAGCCGCCGAAATCCTCCGCCGCGTTTCCGACGCGCTCGCCGCGGCCGCCGACACACAGGCGATGCTGGAGGCGGAAGCCGCCGACGCCGCGCGGCTGAAGCAATCCATCCTCAAGGCCGCCTTCGAAGGCCGCCTCGTCGCCCAGGACCCCGCCGACGAACCCGTCAGCGCGATGCTGGCTCGGCTCAAGGCCAGCGAACCAACCGCAAAAATCGTCCGGCGCCGGCCGCGTGCCAAATCAGAGTGA
- a CDS encoding D-serine ammonia-lyase: protein MSTDQTRIIHGRSLADWVAEFPPIADLVAGRETAWFNPAVVPAAEALGDVGLGLTDLRDAEARLDRFAPLLARLFPELAATGGIIESDLVAAPAFAAALGPDAPAGRLLIKKDSHLPVSGSIKARGGFYEVLKRAETLARAAGLIGPDGDTLALAEPAARDLFGRHAIAVGSTGNLGLSIGLMGARLGFRTTVHMSAEARAWKKAKLRAAGVAVVEHAADYGAAVAQGRAEAAADPACHFVDDEHSRDLFLGYAVAALRLQPQLAAMGVAVDREHPLFVHLPCGVGGGPGGIAFGLKLVYGDAVHCLFAEPTASPAMLLGVLTGRHDAVAVQDFGLSNRTAADGLAVGRPSGFVGRAMSRLVDGYFTVADTHLFRLLALLKRTEGLELEPSAIAGAPGPAWITADPAYRARLALTPDRLARATHILWATGGSMVPQDEMAGYLKAGEG, encoded by the coding sequence TTGAGCACCGACCAGACCCGCATCATCCACGGCCGCAGCCTGGCCGACTGGGTCGCCGAATTTCCGCCGATCGCCGATCTGGTCGCCGGGCGCGAGACGGCCTGGTTCAATCCGGCGGTCGTCCCCGCCGCCGAGGCGCTCGGCGATGTCGGGCTCGGCCTCACCGACCTGCGCGATGCCGAAGCCCGGCTCGACCGCTTCGCGCCGCTGCTCGCCCGCCTGTTCCCCGAACTCGCCGCGACCGGCGGGATCATCGAATCCGATCTGGTCGCCGCCCCGGCCTTCGCCGCCGCGCTCGGGCCGGACGCGCCGGCCGGCCGCCTCCTGATCAAGAAGGACAGCCACCTGCCGGTCTCCGGCTCGATCAAGGCGCGCGGCGGCTTCTACGAGGTGCTGAAGCGCGCCGAGACGCTGGCGCGCGCCGCCGGCCTGATCGGCCCGGACGGCGACACCTTGGCGCTGGCCGAACCGGCGGCGCGGGACCTGTTCGGACGGCACGCCATCGCGGTCGGCTCGACCGGCAATCTCGGCCTGTCGATCGGCCTGATGGGGGCACGGCTCGGCTTCCGCACGACCGTGCACATGTCGGCGGAGGCGCGCGCCTGGAAGAAGGCGAAGCTCAGGGCCGCCGGGGTCGCGGTCGTCGAGCATGCGGCCGACTACGGCGCCGCCGTGGCGCAGGGCCGCGCCGAGGCGGCAGCCGACCCGGCCTGCCATTTCGTCGACGACGAGCATTCGCGGGACCTGTTTCTCGGCTATGCGGTCGCGGCCCTGCGCCTGCAGCCGCAACTGGCCGCCATGGGCGTCGCGGTCGACCGCGAGCATCCGCTCTTCGTCCACCTGCCCTGCGGCGTCGGCGGCGGCCCGGGCGGCATCGCCTTCGGGCTGAAGCTCGTCTATGGCGACGCCGTACACTGCCTCTTCGCCGAGCCGACCGCATCGCCGGCCATGCTGCTCGGCGTGCTGACCGGCCGTCACGACGCCGTCGCGGTACAGGATTTCGGCCTCTCCAACCGCACCGCCGCCGACGGTCTGGCGGTCGGCCGCCCGTCCGGCTTCGTCGGCCGCGCCATGAGCCGCCTGGTCGACGGCTACTTCACCGTCGCCGACACCCATCTCTTCCGCCTCCTCGCCCTCCTGAAGCGGACCGAGGGCCTCGAACTGGAACCCTCCGCCATCGCCGGCGCCCCCGGCCCCGCCTGGATCACCGCCGATCCCGCCTACCGCGCCCGCCTGGCCCTCACCCCCGACCGCCTCGCCCGCGCCACCCACATCCTCTGGGCGACCGGCGGCAGCATGGTCCCGCAGGACGAGATGGCCGGCTATCTCAAGGCCGGGGAGGGTTGA
- a CDS encoding type I restriction-modification system subunit M: MNAQTLVAKVWNFAHVLRDQGVSYQAYISQISYLLFLKMDEERVTQIGEASMLPEGARWGDIKDLSGEALNAAYGRLLDKLSRQGGIIGAIFLKAQNEIQDPAKLKRLVGLIDGEVWLGLPVDVKGNIYEGLLARNAEDVKSGAGQYFTPRPVIEAMVQVVDPEPHQSVHDPACGTAGFLLAAWEHMKRHPRAQDKATYLALKNKFSGIDIVPEVVRLAAMNLYLHGITGVDSIVEAKDALLGAGGRSFDIVLTNPPFGRKQSYRIVRNDGEIDSEREDYDRQDFFVTTSNKQLNFLQHIMTVLAPSGEAAVVLPDNVLFEGGAGETIRRRLLRNFDFHTLLRLPTGIFYKQGVKANVLFFDKKPPSETAATKDLWIYDLRTNQRFTLKERPMVRADLDDFVACYRSGRRFEREESEKFRRFPLDALLARDKVNLDIFWLKDDALDDPDLLPPPDEVAAEIVESLETALERFRGVAAALGT, encoded by the coding sequence ATGAACGCCCAAACCCTCGTCGCCAAGGTCTGGAACTTCGCGCATGTGCTGCGCGATCAGGGCGTCAGCTACCAAGCCTATATCAGCCAGATCTCCTATCTTCTGTTCCTCAAGATGGACGAGGAGCGCGTCACCCAGATCGGCGAGGCCTCGATGCTGCCGGAGGGCGCGCGCTGGGGCGACATCAAGGATCTCTCCGGCGAGGCCCTGAATGCGGCCTATGGCAGGCTCCTCGACAAGCTGTCGAGGCAGGGCGGCATCATCGGTGCGATCTTCCTCAAGGCGCAGAACGAAATCCAGGATCCGGCCAAGCTGAAACGGCTCGTCGGCCTAATCGACGGAGAGGTCTGGCTCGGTCTGCCGGTCGACGTGAAGGGCAACATCTACGAGGGACTGCTCGCCCGCAACGCCGAGGACGTGAAGTCGGGTGCCGGACAGTATTTCACGCCGCGTCCGGTCATCGAAGCCATGGTCCAGGTGGTCGATCCCGAACCGCATCAGAGCGTGCACGATCCCGCCTGCGGCACGGCCGGCTTCCTGCTCGCCGCCTGGGAGCACATGAAGAGGCACCCGCGCGCTCAGGACAAGGCGACCTATCTGGCGCTGAAGAACAAGTTCTCGGGCATCGACATCGTGCCCGAAGTCGTGCGCCTGGCGGCGATGAACCTCTATCTGCACGGCATCACCGGCGTCGACTCCATCGTCGAGGCGAAGGATGCGCTGCTCGGCGCCGGCGGCCGGAGCTTCGACATCGTCCTCACCAATCCGCCTTTCGGCCGCAAGCAGAGCTATCGCATCGTCCGCAACGACGGCGAAATCGACAGCGAGCGCGAGGACTACGACCGGCAGGACTTCTTCGTCACCACCTCGAACAAGCAGCTGAACTTCCTTCAGCACATCATGACCGTGCTCGCCCCAAGCGGCGAAGCCGCGGTGGTGCTGCCCGACAACGTCCTGTTCGAAGGCGGCGCGGGCGAGACGATCCGGCGGCGGCTCCTGCGCAATTTCGATTTCCACACCCTGCTGCGCCTGCCGACCGGCATCTTCTACAAGCAGGGCGTCAAGGCGAACGTGCTGTTCTTCGACAAGAAGCCGCCCTCCGAGACCGCCGCCACCAAGGACCTCTGGATCTACGACCTGAGGACGAACCAGCGCTTCACCCTCAAGGAGCGCCCGATGGTGCGGGCCGACCTCGACGACTTCGTCGCCTGCTATCGGTCCGGCCGGCGGTTCGAGCGCGAGGAGAGTGAGAAGTTCAGGCGCTTCCCGCTCGATGCGCTGCTCGCCCGCGACAAGGTCAATCTCGACATCTTCTGGCTGAAGGACGACGCGCTCGACGATCCCGATCTTCTGCCGCCGCCGGATGAAGTCGCCGCCGAGATCGTCGAAAGCCTCGAGACGGCCTTGGAGCGGTTCCGTGGCGTTGCTGCGGCGTTGGGAACCTAG